The following is a genomic window from Acidobacteriota bacterium.
GTGGCGGGCACCGACGTCGGGGCGCTCTCGGAGGGGGCCCTGGCGAAGTGGCGCAGCCGCAACGTCGGGTTCATCTTCCAGTTCTACAACCTGATCCCGGTGCTGACGGCGCTCGAGAACGTGGAGCTGCCGCTGCTGCTGACGCGGCTGTCGAAGAAGCAGCGTCGCGAGCGGGCGATGCTCGCGCTGCGCATCGTCGGACTCGAAGACCGGAGCCGCCACTACCCGCGCCAGCTCTCGGGCGGCCAGGAGCAGCGCGTGGCCATCGCGCGGGCCATCGTCGGCGACCCGACGGTGCTCGTCGCCGACGAGCCGACGGGCGACCTCGATGCGAAGAGCGCCGAGGACATTCTCGGACTGATGGAGACGCTGAACCGGGACTTCGGCAAGACGATCGTGATGGTCACCCACGACCCGCGCGCCGCCGATCGTGCCCATGTCCAGCGGCACCTCGACAAGGGTGTGCTCGCGAGCGGATCATGAAGTACCTGCCGTACCTCCTCAAGCACCTGCGGCGCAACTGGATCCGTACGACGAGCACCGTGCTCGGCATGGCGGTGTGCATCTTCCTCTTCTGCACGCTGCAGACGTTCCTCGCGGCGATTCAGTACAGCCTCGACAGCGCGAGCGCATCGCGCCTCTGGACCCGCCACGCCGTGAGCCTGGTCTTCGAGCTGCCGATCACGTACAAGGCCCGCGTCGAGGGGCTGCCCGGGGTCAGGCGCGTTGCGAAGGCCTCGTGGTTCGGGGGCATCTACGACAAGCCCGAGAACTTCTTCGCGAACTTCGCGGTCGACGCCGAGGAGTACCTCGCGATGTCGCCCGAGCTGATGGTGCCAGACGACCAGCGCGCGGCGTTCCTCGCCGACCGGCGCAGTGCGCTGATCGGGCGCGGCCTCGCCAACCGTTTCGGCTGGAAGATCGGCGACATCGTGCCGCTCGAGAGCACGATTCCGCCGTACCGCATCGGGCGCCCGTTCGAG
Proteins encoded in this region:
- a CDS encoding ABC transporter ATP-binding protein — its product is MATVAPSPAPDTAGASNGVAVDVRDVRKVYTRDSQQLVVLDGINLQVPRGEFLALMGPSGSGKTTLLNLIAGIDRATAGRVVVAGTDVGALSEGALAKWRSRNVGFIFQFYNLIPVLTALENVELPLLLTRLSKKQRRERAMLALRIVGLEDRSRHYPRQLSGGQEQRVAIARAIVGDPTVLVADEPTGDLDAKSAEDILGLMETLNRDFGKTIVMVTHDPRAADRAHVQRHLDKGVLASGS